DNA from Homo sapiens chromosome 1, GRCh38.p14 Primary Assembly:
CATCACATTCAAGAGTGCCTTTCCCACCTTCCACTCACAAGTTCCTGTGCTTAGGTGCTGCTGCATCCTGAGCAGCAGAGGCTAGGCTTCCAGAAAACTCTTAGAGCCTCATATAAGAATGTGAACAGCCAGGAAGCAGACTGTAGCTAGCACAGTATTTTTCTCTAGGATGTCACCTTCACCAGCCTTCACTTTATCAAAATCCACTGTGCTATTCCATCATCTTCCCATCAGACATGGTTGCCAGTTAGCCTCATCTCTTTAGCAAAAGTTTCGTAGCACTTGAACATCATGACTACAGTAAATACCAATGTATAGTACACTTGAAAATCACTAAGAGAggagattttaagtgttctcattagaaaaaacatgataaatatgtgaggtaacACATATGTTAACTAGCTccatttagccattccacagtgtgtgtgtatatatacatatatatcatgtcgtataccacaaatatatacaatttttgtcaattaaaaaaataaaagcgtcatatacaaaaacaagaaattaaatatttaaatgtaaaaatgaatcACAAAAGTACTTcaacttcatttttataaattaattttgaagTAGAAAAAGCCTTTCTAAATATGACCCCCAGAAACTTACAATTTTGCACAGAAAGccctaaaaacaaaaagagctcCAACAAATCAATAAGTGAGGATCAAAGCCTCaatagaaaaatgcagaaaatcaatgacaaaaaaattcacagattaaaaaatattcaacttcATTGAATGCattttgaattgaattgaattgaatgtaTTCATTTCAATAAGAGAAATgcaggcccggtgcggtggctcacacctgtaatccctacactttgggaggtggagggagaggatcacttgagcccaggagtttgagaccagccctggcaacatagcaagaccccatatctacaaaaaaaatttaaattagctgataattttttcttttgagacagtgtctctctgttgcccaggttggagtgcagtggcatgatctcagctcactgcaacctccacttcccaggtttaagtgattctcatgcctcagcctcccaagtagctgggactacaggccatgccatcatgcctggctaatttttgtattttttgtagagacggggtttctccatgtcacccaggctggtctcaaaactcctggcctcaagtgatccgcccacctcccaaagtgctgggattacaggcgtgagccaccacgcccagcatttTTTCACTTCTCAGATTGGCACCTATCAAAGAGTTTGAAACACACTGTGGTGAGAATGTATGAAAACAGGCACTCTTTTGCATTGCTGGTAGAGTGAATTGGCACAATCTCTAAAAGGCCATTTGTCAATATCTATCAAAATCATAAACTATATCCTTTGACCCAACACTTCTGCCTCTGGAAATTTATCTTACATATATTCTCTCACAGTGGGCAAAATGACAGTGATTATTCATTGCAACATTGTAATTGCAAAAGATTGGAAGTACTCTTAATGTCAAGCTATAGGGGGTTTagttaaattaattataatttatcagTAGAAAACTATGCCAACATAAGAAATAATGAGAAAGGCATTTATATAGGCTATAGAGCAGAGGTCAGCAAAATATGGCCTAAAGGCCAAATCCAGCACACTGCCTATTTTGGTACTGGCCATAGCCTCAGAATAGTTATTACCTTTTTAAGTGattggaaaaaatttttttttaatttcattatgcaTTATAATTATATGGTAACTCAAATTTCTATATCCAAAATGAAGTTTACTGAAACACGGCCACctccattcatttacatattttctgtggctgctttcacactataAGGGCAGACCTGAGTAGTTGTAATAGAGACCCCATGGCttgcaaaatgtaaaatgtttacattttacattttttacatcTGTCCAATTATAGAAAAAGTTCGGCAACTCTAATATAGAGTGTTTTCTGAGGTATTTTGTAAAATCAAAAAGGGAAGGTACAGAAATGGTATACAGCATGctattttttagaaaagagaaaataacaatatatGCATAAAATTTCTCTGGATATTTCTGAGAGGAAAACTGGGTGACTAGGGGGTGGGAGCATCATTTCCCAAgtatatcttttttatattttaatttttgaattaaattgattcaaattgattttaattatctatccaaatacttaaatttttatgaattttgtaAAGCATAATCTCAACTTCAaaattaagctagaaatcaatCTTCATCTGTTTAAAGTACAGACAGTCCCTGCTTTATGagtttttgactttacaatgctGTGAAATCAATACACATTCGGTAGAAACTGTAATTCAAGtgcccatacaaccattctgtttttcactttcagtagcatattcaataaattatatgagatatttAGCACCTTATTATAAAACAGACTCTGGCTTAGATGATTTTGTGGGTTATGGTAAACATTCTGAGCACATTtgaggtaggctaggctaagttATGATGTCGGGTTAGGTgtatcaaatgcatttttaacttatgatattttctatttaatgatgggtttattgggatgtaaaCATTGTAAGTCATGGAGCATCTATATTCAATATTGATAGGAAGCCTTAGATATAGCAGCAGGAGTATTTGTAAACAAACTTCCTGGAAATTAATTTGGTGTATATATAAAGAACCTTTTAAAAGTGCATGCCCTTTATATACCcaataattccacttctaggaatctgccctaaaaaatttaaaagatcagGCAAAGACTTATGTAACAAGATGTGTAAATGGTATAATTTATAGTGGTTGACAAAATTATAAATAGTCTAAATATTCAATAATAgtagaatagataaataaaatatgatacattAATATGATGGAATATTgtataactattttttaaatggcgCTATTGGGGTATATATAATGCCATGAGGGTATTTTACCATATCATCTtaagtttaaaaagagaaataaacaactgtatatgcaattttattttctttttaatatatatgcatgGGAAAATGCTGGAAGTAAATGTATCAAAATGTTAACaggtattatcttttttatttttaatttgtatgagtacatagtaggtatatatatttatggagtaaaaaatatgagatattttggtacaggcatgcaatgtataataatcacatcctGATAAATGgggcatccatcccctcaagcctttatcctttgtgttacaaacaacccaattatactcttttagttatctttaaatgtacaattaagctATTATGGACTATAGTTCCCcttttgtgctatcaaatactaagtcttattcattctaacttttttttgcacccattaacccacccaccctccctcccaccctcccctactgcccttcccagcctctgataaccatccttctactgtctatctccatgagttcaattgttttgatttttagatcccacaaataagtgagaacatgtgatgtttgtttttctgtacctggcttatttcatttaatagttCATTGTCTTTTAGTGGTAGAACTATgggtgttttcattttctttgttctgtctTTCCGAACTTCTTGCATCCTCCCTGAAATGAGTATATACTATTCACATAATTTGAGCAGCGGTGAGTGGTGGAGAGGGATGGTGATTGCTTTTTCAAAATAAGTATGGGGGAAGGGCATActtgccttcttccttccatAGTAGAGCAGCCTAGTGAATTTCTCCACGATCTGCGCAGGTGTCTCCACACTGGGGGGGATCTCTCCCGTGAGCAGGTTCGGGGTCCCAGAGCTCAGCACTGGCCAGTCCTCATCGGTCAGGTTGATGAGGTTGGCCACAGGGGGCTGCCGCTTGTACTTCTCCAGCTTCTTGCAGTCTTGCATTAGCAGCTCAGCGATGTCAGACCCCACCATGGACTGTAAGGCAAAGAGGATCATCTGGGGAGAATCCTATGAGTCCTCAGGCTGGCAGCCCCAGCTGGAGAAGGAAGGCACCAGGGAGCCTGCCTTCTTCACATGGAAGCCAATTATGCAAACATAAGGCAGTCCTTTGTTAGATTGCTATATTTCAGACTTCAGCATCACTATCATGGTTATTTTCTGCCTGTCAGGAGCCATAAAGCTTACCAGAAACATTCACAATTTCACAGGTATATTATCTGGCTGGTGCAATAACCCAGAAACTGTACAATTTTCCCAGACCAAGGAAGAAGATCATCAGGGAAGATCTGCGTTAGCAAACTCGCATTGACATTTGAGCAATTTTTTCCCTTGGGGCAATTTGTGGCTTCTTTAATATTGCTTTTCATAATCATGTCATAAACATAATCTTATCTATCCCATGAAGACTTAAATTTCAGCCTGCACCTGCTCTCCCACCAGAACAGAACTTACCCCATTCTGGCGACAAAGGAGAACCAAGAGCTGCCACAGTAGAGCTGAGTCTCTGCTCCCCAGTGTCTCAGATTTGCAGCTCTGAGCTGCTTTCTGCTGGCAAAACGTCATAATATCCACCTTATGTACATCTTCCCTACATGGAAAAAATTTAGGGAGCAAAGAGTGAGCAGGCAGACACTTCCCTGTTTCGGACCCCAGGCTCCTCCTAAGTGTGCAAGTGCTGGCTGGGCTGTGATTGAGATAGAAATCTGACAAGCCAGGGCTAAGGTAATGAGTCTATAGCTATAGGATAGTTATTTTCTTATAGAACAAGAAGAAATTTCAGAGATTCTCTCATGCACCccctttatagatgaagaaacagaggctcagagacctGAAGTCACTGCACAGGAAAGCAAGTAAAAgcagactttggagtcagacaaccCTGGATCTaaatctggctctgccacttctcTGTTTAGACAAGTTTCTTacctcctctgagcctcagctttgtCCCCTAAAATAGGGACAGTAAAAGGACCTACCTCCATACAAAAAGGAATTAGAAAATTGTGTGGCATATATTAAGTGATCAATATGATTGGCATTATGATTTGCTCAAGATTATCCAATAACATCAAAGCCAAGTTAGGCTTAGTACCCCAGTGTTTGAATACCCAACTCGCTTTTTTGCCCCATATCTGTATACCTGTTTGTAAGAAAGAGATAACACTCATTTTTACTTGAGGGAACCGTCAAATGCCATTTGAGGAATACATTTATATAGTAGTGATGATACTTTCCATGTGCATAATCTGACTTGAGACTCATAGACAAGCCTCGGGTAGGGAGAGCAGGTGTTATACCATTTCTCAAGGGgaaaactaaggttcagagagggCTAACTGACCTGTCCACCATGGTATTCCTAGTCAGTAAGACGCCTGAGCCTGAGACCCACGTGGGCTGTCATCCAGCAAGGACTCTCTCCTCAACAAAGATGCCCTGAGTTACATTTATCAGAAATATAACTAGACATTTAAAAGCAGTCCTAGTTCAGTACTGCAGAGGGCTCACTTGCACACTGTTCTGTAACTTGAACACTGCCGATCTTATTTACCTCTCCAGGAAAAAGCCACTGTTACAAGAATTGTTTCTGCTATGATCCACTTGTCAGTGACTTCCCAGGCGATGCTCCACTTTTCTACTAACATCTATCAAGCACACGGAATGCTAAAACTTCCAACCATGCAGCCTCTGCATAATGGAACTGGTTTTAGATTTCTAAACTGTcatgctaatttttctttctgtccttcaaCTATTGAATGGCTTGTCAAAATGACTCAGGCCACATCTGGTTCTATCTTGCAGCACAGAGAATTCCACTCCAACAAGGACAGATATTTTTTTCCAAGGAAACCAAGAACAAATCTCCAAAATGCTGATCTGGGCAGGAAGATTTTCTAGGTTTCAAAAGCCCTTACTCAGCAGCTCTTACAGCACTATACCTAATCAAGGGTCCTGAGAAACTTCTCATCTCCTCTTGCTCTTCGGAATCATTAAGAATAACCTGGAATAAAACAATCAGATTTTGTGTTTAAGACTGTGGCCACCCTAGGCCCCTTTCAGTCAAGTCTAGTGTCAGACCCCAAGGCCGTGGGGCTAGGATATGGCTCAAGGCCTTGtggagaaagcagaaagaaaaaagtgaattttgTTGCTAAAGATGAGACATTGACATCTCAGGAAAAACACAACTGTAGCATCAATTCTTTCAGAGAAGAGCCCCACCCATTCCTGCACCCTCCTAATCCAGGGGGTACATGGCCCAGTTTCCCGCAAGAGCATCCCATTCCTGGAGATGCCCCGGCTCAGGCACAGGAAAGCAAGGTAAGCATGTTAGGAGTAGTTGGGTAAGCAGTGTGCCAGCATTCCAGGGACACTGGGTCTTCTTTACCTCCATGCTGTGCAGTTCAACAAGGGCTGCTTGCCCGTCAGTGGGAGAGCTGGGACCTACATGCACCAGCTGACCTCCTGGCCCGAAACTCACAGGAACATGAGGGATGTAGAACTTCATGGGTGCTTTGGGACCAGCTGAGGAGACATCTTCTGACCAACAGACACAGATGGACATTGTTAGCGTTACTTCCATCACTTTTCTTTAGTTTAGGAATATGCCACAGATGTATTTCTGCCCAAATTCTGCCTGAACCAAAATAAGATTCTGGGTGGGTTGTGTAATTAGAAGAAGCCCATGTTCCCTGCTCCAGTCAGATTTAAGCCTCTGAGAAGGTGTCAGAATACAATGCGTGGGCTTGATGATTCAGTCCAAATGATAATGCTCTCAGCCCAGACTCTCAGTGATGCTGAGAGGCCAAGGAGTCTCTGGCTTTCATGGCCTCTATACTCATGACAAAGTTCCTACATCCAGACAAAGCAATGAAGCTTTGcatcttgcttttgcttttcctaATTCTCTCTGGTCTTCCCTTTCTTAAAAGCACCACTGAGTGCCTCCTTTCCCAACTTGATAATGGATAGGGGCAGTGTTCCCTTCCAGGAATCAGCTATGATGCAATTACTATTAcaagcaaaaagagagaaaatggaaccaAAGTTGACCTCTCTGCCCAGGTGACCTACATAAGCAAATGAGGTGGACAATGATCCATCGTAAGGCTGACTTTCCCAGAGACTTGCCACCCAGCCCTTCCACATCAGATTCAATCAACTCTTCTGATCATTTTAGAACCCACCAGCCTGAACTGGACTCCAAGCTGCTGAAGCTGGGGGATCATCCCGCTCCGGGGCATCTCTGATGTACTGACTGAGCTCATAGCTGCTGGAGCTGAGACCAGACTCACGCTGCTGGAGAAGGTTGGACTCACTAGCCAATGATGgctgaaagttaaaaacaaaaacacacaggaAGAAGTTTCAGAGAGCTGGTCTTCTCAAGCGTTccttcaaagaaacaaaatacatacGGTGAAAGTGGATGTGTTGAAAGGATAAAAAGAGATAATCAAGTTGATAGGCATTTGCCAAAGGATATATTATGACCCAATGGAAAGAGTGCAGGCCTTGGGGTCAGGGGCCCTTGAATTGAAATCTCAGCTTTGCCTTATACTCAGCTGCTGTGCCCCTGGACACGTGACTTAGGCTCTCTGAGCTCAGTGCTTTCATCTGTGATATAATCATATCTGCCCTATATACTTCAAGcaattcatgtattcattcataaacaattttcttttttgagacagagtctcactctgtcaccaggctggagtgcagtggcatgatctcggctcactgcaacctccacctcctgggttcaagcgattcttctgcctcagcctcccaagtagctaggactacaggcacgccaccacgcccagctgatttttgtatttttagtagagatggggtttcaccatgttggccaggatggtctcaatctcttgacattatgatctgcccacctcagcctcccaaagtgctgggattacaggcgtgagccaccatgcctggccctccttCATTGACTGTTTAATGAGCACCTATTATGCTCCAGGTACTGTGCTTTCCCCTTGGATGCAGGTGTAAAGAAATTCATGgggccaggtatgatggctctcacctgtaatcccagcactttgggaggccaaagcaggaggatcacttgagcccacgaattTGAGACCCCAAattgcaacatagcaagaccccatctctacaaaaaaacaaaacataaaaaaatttagctgggcatggtggtgcacaactatagccccagctacttgggaggctgaggtggaaggatcacctgagcccaggagttcaaggctgcagtgagctatgatcatgctgttacactccagcctgggtgacagagcaacactctgtctctaaataaataaataaagaaattcatTGAATTTACATCTTGTGTGCATACAAGTAAAATAATGGATTCAAAAGCTCTttgggccaagcgcagtggctcacacctgtaatcccagcactttgggaggccgacgcaggaggatcacctgaggtaaggatttccagaccagcctggccaacatggtgaaaccccatctctactaaaaaatacaaaaattagctgggcatggtggtgcacacctgtagtcccagctactaggaaggccgaggcaggaggatcacttgaaccagggaggcggaggttgcagtgagccgagattgtgccacagcactccagcctgggcaacacagtgagactctgtctcaaaaaaataaaataaaataaaaagtaaagctcTTTGTACAGTGTAAGGTGCTGTACATATGTATGTGGCTGCTGTCATTGTATTGTTACTATTAGTCATAATAATATGTGCCCTACTCTATTAAGCACTAAGTATACAAAAGAAATTGACCTCATACAAACCTAATAAGGGAGACAAGATTAATACAAGACTTTCAAAATTACAACCCCATCtctggccgagcgtggtggctcaggcctgtaatcccagcactttgggaggccgaggtgggtggatcacaaggtcaggagttcaaaaccagcctggccaacatggtgaaacccggtctctactaaaaatacaaaaattagctgggcatggtggcaggcacctgtaatcccagctactcgggaggctgaggcaggagattcgcttgaacccaggaggtgaaggtggcagtaagccgagattgcaccactgcacttcagcctgggcaacagagtgagactctgtctcaaaagaaaagaacccATCTCTGTAGTATATTTGCAAATTTTCCACAAATCTAAAATtatcctaaaataaaaagtttattttaaaaaagatttccatTTTGTGGCCCAGCTGGCGCATACAATAAGATTTTTAGAGGAAAGGGATGAATGAAGAGTTAGAAAAGGTTTCAAGCCCTGCTTCTCAAACCTGAATTCAAAGATTCTAGCAATTTCCCACTTCCTGGATTAAACCAAATTGCTAGTCCCCTGGGGTCCCTAACACCTAACACCTGATGACAGCGTCCTCTCTTTCCCAGTATGTTGGAGTGAGCTAGGTGACATTTCTTGATCCTGTCAATTTGATAAAAATGCAAAGGAGTTCAGTTCAGGGCCTCGGATGCCTAAGACTGAGGCAgtaaggagggaaaaaaggaaggcatGGGCGGAGGTTCTGCCAAGAGGGGAGGAATGGGTCCTCCAGACGGCTGGCCACTGGACATCCATCCCCAAGGGCCCTGTTCTGCCACTGCTGACAGTGTCAGCTGCGACACATGGCCACAGTCTCCAGCCCCCACGTCACTTTAGGTTACCTTATTTTTCTGGGCCTCAGCAAGCAGGCTCCCTGGAAACAGCTCCCCCGGCCACTCCTGTCCAGAGTTGGAAGCAGGGCTGTCTTTACAAGGGTTCCTACTGTTAGATCTGCAGCAAAATGACAGGAGCAGTGAGCGGGGTCCTGGGCAAGCCAGCAAGGCTGAGGCACTCTCCGCCGGAAGCTGACCTGCTCCAAAGCGTGGGCAGGTACCATGTCAGCCTGGGTGCCATAGGAGAAAGCATTTTCCTCCTACTCACCACCTCAATCTACTAATCCCAGAAAAACAGGAGTGCTGGAGTTCCACAGCTCAGTGGCTGGAAGTGGCCTCAGGCCCTGATGAGAAGGGTTGGTCTCTACAGCCTGACATTCTGGAATGACTTACATCAGAGTGTTTAGGTTGGTGAATTCCACAGCTGCAAGCACCAGGACAGATGCTTGAGCAAAACTCTCTTCCCTGTCTTGTCTTACCACAGGGAGATGGCCCATTCTCAGGGCTCAGGCGTAGGCTGAGGAAAAGCACCACAGCACCAGGTAAGTTCTCATGACCTAATCGTGAGAACTTTTGCTAGGCCATATCTGTTCTAAGGCCAACACAGAATTAAAGTCCTCTTTTAGGACAGACCTCAAGGAACCTCACAGGACTCAGACTCGCCCAGCTTTGGGAACAGACTGTCAGTGATAAGAACCTCCCTTCCCAGGGTCCATATTAACAGCTGGCCAGGCCCATCCTGGGATATTCCCATATCCCTGTGGCTACAACAAAGGTACATGGGCTTCTGGAGGTGAGATGGCAGCATCAGACGCCAGAAGATTTGCCCGACATAGTCTGAGTTTGACAACATCATGTCAAACTGGCCTCTCCTTTCACACTTACTGGAAGTGGGTCTCACTATTTGTTCCAAATGGACTGTGCTGGTTTTCATAATGATGTTCATCAAGGTACTTTTGCTCTCGGTAATCTTCGTGCCAGATATAAGGACTCCGTTGCCTTGGCACTGCACcctcagagaaaacaaaatcaagacaGGTCACTTCCTGTTTCTGAAAGTTCTTAGAAAGATATTAGTGAGCTGTGAGGAGCTCCTGGAGCACAGTAGatctaaaaacatattttccaaaTTGAAAAAATAGATAGGTGAGAGCTAATAAAGAAAGTCCATAGGACGCCTCTCAGTCCCCTCTGAACTAGTTAGCATGGATCTATACAACCGCACAACGATGGggattggtgtgtgtgtgtgtgttcaatgtTGAAACAGATTTATCTTTCCTAGCAGTTCAGATGCTGCCATTAAGACACACCCTATACCTATTAGCATACGGTAGAACACTCATTTGGGTGCATATCTGCTGTCCTCAGGGTGAAGTGATACACTCTTACTATAGCCCAGCAGATGTCCTTAAGAACTGACTTCACTGTTACTTGGTCAAAGACTATATAATCTGGGCTATAAGGCAAAGTAGGAGAAAAAACATGGATGAAGTACAAACTACCCATAGTGCTAGTAACAGTACCATCATCTATGCATACAAAGGAAAACAACTCCTTTATATCTCTTCTCAGGACATCTAGGAGGAGTGTTTCTGCTATGGTCTCGTCTGGCCAAGAAAGGATGCCCAAGGTGAGGGTCTGAACATGGCTCCTTTGGTCTCTCCCCTGCCTCTCAGACCAGCTGCCCCATCCCCAAATCCCAGAGGCTTCTTGGAGACTTTTCCATACCTCTTTCTTCCTGCAGCCACTGTGGGTGTCCATGATAGTAATAACTTCCATAAGCATATTCCTCCCTCATTGTGGGAGACTGATAGCTCTGATATGAATTCTCATAACCTGGCctaaaatatcacaaagaagactgGTCAGTTGAGGACAAGGGTAGTAAAGAGAGAAACCAATGAAGAACTTGACAAACTAAACAGGTTCAGAGGACAGAGTTGTGACCCCAGCCTAGAATCTGCTTGAAAGCCACAGTTAATTCTAGATCCTGTAAACAGAATCAAAGCAGGAGTCAGGCCTTTGTTGCACAACAGGAGTAGAATTTTTATagtacaattttttttacttaaaactctttttctaaaaacctcttttttatttaaaactcttTTATTTTGTAGTAAAACTCTCACTCCCCAAACACATACATATTATCTTAGAAAACTCCATCCTGATATTATCTGAGAAAACCACTTCCTGAGATGACTGTGTTAAGTCTCCAATACACCACCGTAATTTCCATGCTTATCCCAGATGGAGTTGAGATTTAAAAGTCAAACTGGACTATGTTAAGTCTGATTACTTTTATTGCCTCTGTCCTGAACACGCCTCTCTTTGAGAATTCAACAATCCAAAAAGACTGGGGAGAGGAACATCataatattaatgtttttatcaattaataatttttttttttgagacagagcctcactctgtcacccaggctggagtgcagtggcgtgatcttggctcactgcaacctccatctcccgggtttaagtgattctcccgtctctacccaggtagctgggattacaggcatgcaccaccgcgcccagctaatttttttgttttgttttgtatttttagtagaggcggggtttcaccatgttgaccaggctggtctcgaactcccaacctcagatgatctgcctgccttggcctcccaaagtgctgggattacaggcgtgatccaggAGCCTGGCCCAATTAGCaattctttagtatttcttagggataaatttctttataataattGTCATAATTTCAACCCTGAATCTGTAAGCAGGTAAATATCACCCCAACTGGAAAAGCTGAAGTAGAACATAGACGGCTTCCAACATTCCATGAAATATTAAGTCCAGTGCTTACAGACCAGGGAAGCAGGAATTCCAGATTCTCCAACCTGGATAGAAtgacctcactgcaacctcttccttccGAACTTGGAGCCTGCAGGTTTCTATCTGCTTTCCCTgaggtcaattttttttaagttcccatTCATTCAATACAGATTATTGGTATGCCTGTTCCATTCCGGGTACTGTCGTAGGCACTAGGACTCTTCTTGGTGCTGGTAGTGTCATGCTAATCCCAAGGTAGAGTGGTCCAATGACAACGAGGAACTCCTTATAGGGATCTCCAAGAAAAGCTTTTCCATAGTCTACATAAATGAACTTTTGCAATCCCAGAGCAAGAGGGTTCCATCTGCTGTCTTGAATTTC
Protein-coding regions in this window:
- the SEC16B gene encoding protein transport protein Sec16B isoform 2 (isoform 2 is encoded by transcript variant 2); amino-acid sequence: MELWAPQRLPQTRGKATAPSKDPDRGFRRDGHHRPVPHSWHNGERFHQWQDNRGSPQPQQEPRADHQQQPHYASRPGDWHQPVSGVDYYEGGYRNQLYSRPGYENSYQSYQSPTMREEYAYGSYYYHGHPQWLQEERVPRQRSPYIWHEDYREQKYLDEHHYENQHSPFGTNSETHFQSNSRNPCKDSPASNSGQEWPGELFPGSLLAEAQKNKPSLASESNLLQQRESGLSSSSYELSQYIRDAPERDDPPASAAWSPVQAEDVSSAGPKAPMKFYIPHVPVSFGPGGQLVHVGPSSPTDGQAALVELHSMEVILNDSEEQEEMRSFSGPLIREDVHKVDIMTFCQQKAAQSCKSETLGSRDSALLWQLLVLLCRQNGSMVGSDIAELLMQDCKKLEKYKRQPPVANLINLTDEDWPVLSSGTPNLLTGEIPPSVETPAQIVEKFTRLLYYGRKKEALEWAMKNHLWGHALFLSSKMDPQTYSWVMSGFTSTLALNDPLQTLFQLMSGRIPQAATCCGEKQWGDWRPHLAVILSNQAGDPELYQRAIVAIGDTLAGKGLVEAAHFCYLMAHVPFGHYTVKTDHLVLLGSSHRYATWEKGNSKDIFQGTVLALVGFYGSIFHFLM